One region of Acidobacteriota bacterium genomic DNA includes:
- a CDS encoding SGNH/GDSL hydrolase family protein, with protein sequence MSEACKRFLLAAGAVLVAALVADIGLRVFDVARGRTVNARAYWYWLYEQDPYLGWRGVPRAHAVTDLDDIRHDDAGFRDARDVAELVHRGDGKQLVVCVGESSTYGISAGSNDATYPAALERELRSAAGDDGWIVLNAGMPGYTSHEVLTLIDLQLLKLHPDIIVEMNLANDHDFMALYLDEATDYDHLPVRLAPLSRSATRDLLMRSSLVAFIASRLRFALGDDLGGLHVGAPHDGPTSRGLKLYRDNLAMTALLARRSGVRLMLVDQPIEYSSLPAPAVASLETVRGALRNAAQEEGVPLLEAHAGFDWRGLSVHQLVHLGRPGYERLAKRLAPQILAAAGIPDLHARDAGR encoded by the coding sequence ATGAGTGAAGCCTGCAAGAGATTCCTCCTGGCCGCGGGGGCGGTCCTCGTCGCCGCTCTCGTGGCCGATATCGGCCTCCGTGTCTTCGATGTCGCGCGGGGGCGGACCGTCAACGCGCGCGCCTACTGGTACTGGCTCTACGAGCAGGATCCGTACCTCGGCTGGCGCGGCGTCCCGCGCGCGCACGCCGTCACCGACCTCGACGACATCCGCCACGACGATGCGGGATTCCGCGACGCGCGCGACGTCGCGGAGCTGGTGCATCGGGGAGACGGGAAGCAGCTCGTGGTCTGCGTCGGCGAGTCGAGCACCTACGGCATCTCCGCCGGGTCGAACGACGCGACGTACCCGGCCGCCCTCGAACGCGAGCTTCGATCCGCGGCGGGCGACGACGGGTGGATCGTCCTTAACGCCGGGATGCCGGGGTACACAAGCCACGAGGTCCTCACGCTCATCGACCTCCAGCTCCTCAAGCTGCACCCGGACATCATCGTCGAGATGAACCTCGCGAACGATCACGACTTTATGGCCCTCTACCTCGACGAGGCGACGGATTATGACCACCTCCCCGTGAGACTCGCCCCTCTGTCGCGCTCCGCGACCCGCGATCTCCTCATGCGGTCTTCGCTCGTCGCCTTCATCGCATCGCGGCTCCGATTCGCGCTCGGCGACGATCTCGGCGGCCTCCATGTCGGCGCGCCGCACGACGGCCCGACTTCCCGCGGCCTCAAGCTCTACCGCGACAACCTCGCGATGACGGCGCTCCTCGCGAGGAGATCGGGCGTACGCCTCATGCTCGTGGATCAGCCCATCGAATACTCAAGCCTGCCGGCTCCGGCCGTCGCGAGCCTCGAGACGGTTCGCGGGGCGCTCCGGAATGCCGCGCAGGAGGAAGGGGTCCCGCTCCTCGAGGCACACGCCGGCTTCGACTGGAGAGGGCTCAGCGTCCATCAGCTCGTGCACCTCGGCCGGCCCGGCTACGAGCGTCTGGCGAAGCGCCTCGCGCCGCAGATCCTGGCTGCGGCCGGCATTCCGGATCTCCACGCCCGGGACGCCGGACGGTAA